The Brassica napus cultivar Da-Ae chromosome C7, Da-Ae, whole genome shotgun sequence genome has a segment encoding these proteins:
- the LOC106448317 gene encoding glutathione S-transferase T3-like: MVVGNEQQSGDFFKRFGAYFAASPKVAGSERREPSNCKQRWQKINDMMCKFCRAYEAATREKTSGQNDNDVLKKSHEILYNNHKKKFNLEHACRNEGSSRKRKYEDGAQSSTSRATETNTSDADEASNRPPGVKAAKERVKKTTVDEKGLSEFQTMWSIKQQDLAMKERLSKMSMLNSLIGKQEPLSECGEALKQKLIIDLFSV; the protein is encoded by the exons ATGGTGGTTGGCAATGAGCAACAATCAGGTGATTTTTTTAAACGCTTTGGAGCCTACTTCGCGGCATCACCGAAGGTTGCAGGAAGCGAACGGAGAGAGCCAAGCAACTGCAAGCAGCGTTGGCAGAAGATCAACGACATGATGTGTAAGTTTTGTAGAGCTTATGAGGCTGCAACAAGGGAGAAAACAAGCGGACAAAATGACAATGATGTTCTGAAGAAATCTCATGAGATCTTATACAATAACCATAAGAAGAAGTTCAACCTTGAGCATGC CTGTAGAAATGAAGGAAGCTCAAGAAAGAGGAAGTATGAGGACGGTGCTCAATCTTCAACCTCTAGAGCTACTGAAACCAACACTTCTGATGCTGATGAAGCAAGCAATCGACCACCGGGTGTTAAGGCAGCTAAGGAACGGGTTAAGAAGACGACGGTGGATGAGAAGGGGCTGTCTGAGTTTCAGACGATGTGGTCCATAAAACAACAGGATCTAGCCATGAAAGAACGGCTTTCCAAGATGTCTATGCTTAACAGTCTAATTGGAAAGCAAGAACCACTGTCTGAGTGCGGGGAAGCTTTAAAGCAGAAGCTCATCATTGACTTGTTCTCTGTTTGA
- the BNACNNG38790D gene encoding uncharacterized protein BNACNNG38790D: MVPPESSPLLGVSSYRDCSGGRGGFTEVMMMRREIINNQDSSGETAASANYCNISSPPANKDDGSASKNDVVSYINIEDGNKDKSWLRLGIGPEEKSNCNKTASYKFQRCCSKNFDGRENSSELNLFSSSSNLAGALSSSVDNTQLQQPLIGSQTLLNRGFWFPSSKMPQYTAPFRPSSLGMMRDRDVTYNNSVTRSYCVEEGGAGPSSEFRVLDPPKRPHSGLWFLLQASQYQEKEPFLPQVNKGYLRIKDGRITVRLLTKYVMKKLQLDSESEIEIRCRGEQLSPLLTMQHVRDTIWSPKSSLPPSSSPFTLLRESSTSDHVMILHYGRTA, translated from the exons ATGGTTCCTCCTGAATCCTCACCACTTTTAGGCGTTTCCAGCTACCGTGATTGCAGCGGCGGCCGAGGCGGTTTCACGgaggtgatgatgatgagaagagAAATAATAAACAATCAAGATTCTAGTGGAGAAACCGCAGCTTCTGCAAACTATTGTAACATTTCTTCTCCTCCGGCTAATAAAGACGATGGATCCGCCTCAAAGAACGACGTCGTTTCTTATATTAACATAGAAGATGGTAATAAAGATAAATCTTGGCTCCGCTTAGGTATAGGCCCTGAGGAGAAAAGCAACTGCAATAAGACGGCGTCATATAAGTTCCAGCGTTGTTGTAGCAAAAACTTCGATGGAAGAGAAAATTCCTCAGAGCTCAATTTGTTCTCCTCATCGTCAAACTTGGCAGGAGCGCTTAGTAGTAGTGTAGATAACACGCAGCTGCAGCAGCCGCTAATTGGATCTCAAACGTTATTAAATCGTGGCTTTTGGTTCCCATCTTCAAAGATGCCTCAATATACGGCGCCATTTAGACCGTCATCATTAGGAATGATGCGTGATCGTGACGTCACTTACAATAATAGTGTTACAAGGAGTTATTGTGTGGAGGAGGGAGGAGCTGGACCAAGCTCGGAGTTTAGGGTTCTTGATCCTCCAAAAAGACCACATTCTggtctttggtttcttcttcaAGCTTCACAATATCA GGAAAAGGAACCGTTCTTGCCTCAAGTAAACAAAGGCTACTTGAGAATCAA GGATGGGAGAATCACAGTTAGATTGCTAACTAAGTACGTTATGAAGAAGCTTCAACTGGATAGCGAATCTGAG ATAGAAATAAGATGCCGAGGAGAACAGTTATCGCCGTTGTTGACGATGCAGCATGTAAGGGATACCATTTGGAGCCCAAAATCATCATTACCACCATCATCATCTCCTTTCACTTTGCTTCGGGAGTCATCAACTAGTGATCATGTCATGATTTTGCATTATGGTAGGACTGcttaa